GCCGAGCACCGTCTCCAGGAAATCGTGCTCGTACTGCGCCACGCGCTGTCGCCGCCGCCAGATCCCGATGGGCGTGGCGAACGCGGCCAGGACCAGGGGGGCCGTGTCGATGATCCAGTGGAGCGGATTGGACCGGTGCATGGCCCACACGGCCTCTGGGCTCCACCTGGAAGGGAGGCCGAGCTCGAGCATCCAGGCCAGGGCCGGGAAGAACAGGCCCACCACCACGCCGACGACCGTGTACCTCCAGGGGCAGACCCTTCCGCCGAACGCCTCGTCCTGGCTCGAGCAGGCGAGCGTCTGCATGATGCCGTTGCGGCGCGACCGCCGCTCGGTCGCCGTGGTGGCGAGTGTGCAGCCGGCTGGTGACCGCCACGTCGCTCGCGTGAACTCCGGCACGGAGTACCCCTCGTCCGCGCACAGGGGCATGGCCCACCAGCTCGACTGGCAGGTGGGAAGGCGATGCCGCAGCAGGCGACCCTCGCGCCCGGGGGCAGTGCGCTGAACGGTCAATCGACCGGCAGCAGGCCAGACTTGAGTCCCGCGCGACGGCGACGACCTCCGCAAGGGGCGTGACCTTCTCGTCGAGCCGGGCGTCGGTGTCGAGGATCTCACGCCGCGCGCCGATCTGTGACACGATCGCCGTCAGCCGTGACCGTACCCTACGTGATAGCCGCGTGTGCCATCTCGCTCGACGGGTACCTCGACGATGCGAGCGACCGGAGGCTGATCCTGTCGCACGACGACGACTTCGATCGTGTCGACGAGACGCGCGCGGGTTGCGATGCGATCCTCGTCGGCGCCCGCACCATTCGCCGCGACGACCCGCGCCTCGTCGTACGATCCGCAGCGCGGATCGCGCGCCGCGTGTCGGACGGGCGCGCCGCGCAGCCGATGAAGGTGACGCTGACCAGGTCGGGCCGGCTCGACCCGGGCCGGGCGTTCTTCACCGCCGGGCCGGCCGAGCGCCTCGTCTACGCTTCGGGCGAGACGGCAGTCGTGGCAACGGCGCTGGGCGCGCGGGCCACCGTCGTGCGGATGCCGCGTGACGCATCGCCGCGGTGGCTGCTCCACGACCTCGCGGCGCGCGGCGTCGGGCGGCTGCTCGTCGAGGGCGGCTCGGAGATGCTCACGTGGTTTCTGGCGGAAGACGCGGTGGATGAGTTGCACGTGTCCATCGCGCCGTTCTTCCTCGGCGAGCCCGAGGCCGTGCGCGTGGTGGGGCCGGCGCGGTTCCCCTTCGGCCCTGACCGGCGCATGCCGCTTCGGCGCGTCGACCAGGTGGGTGACATGGTGGTGGCCGTGTACCAGTTGAGGCCCTCGTCGTGACGTCTTCCCGGGCTTCCGATCCGGACGACCGATTCTGGCTCGAGCAGGCCGTCGACCTCTCGCGCCGGTGCCCGCCGAGCCTCACCGCTTTCTCGGTGGGCGCGCTCATCGTCTGCGACGGGCGGGTGCTCGCGACCGGTTTCAGCCGGGAGGACCGTCCTCACGACCACGCCGAAGAGGTGGCGATTCGTCGGGCGCTCGAGACGCACGTCGCGCTCGATGGCGCCGTGCTCTACTCGTCGCTCGAGCCGTGCGCCAGCCGCGCGTCGGGCCGCCGAGCCTGTTGCGATCGCATCGCGGAAGCAGGCCTTCGGCGCGTCGTGTTCGCGTGCGAGGAGCCGCCGATCTTCGTGCCGGGCCAGGGCGCGGCTCGCCTGCGCGCCCTCGGCGTCGAGGTCGTGCAGCTGGCCGATCTCGCGCCGGTGGTGCGCGAGATCAACGCGCACCTGGCGTGGGAGAGATCACCAGGACGTTGACCGCCCACGCGCGGGCGGATGTGGCCCTGATGCTCGGCGCGGTCGACTCGGACGGCACTCGAAGGATCTCGGCCATCGTGTTGTAGGAGACCGCTCATGACCGAACCCGAGGACGATTTCGCGCTGCTCTTCGAGGCGTCGCTGAAGGCTACGCGCGTCGAGCGCGGCCAGACGGTCGACGGCCGCATCGTCGCCATCGGCGCCGAGGTCGCCTTCGTCGACGTCGGCGGCAAGGGTGAGGCCCAGATCGCCGTCGACGAGCTCAGAGACGACTCGGGCGCGCTCGAGGTGGCCGTCGGCGACCGCATCCAGGCCATCGTCGTGTCGACCGAGCGCGGGGTCACGC
The nucleotide sequence above comes from Acidobacteriota bacterium. Encoded proteins:
- a CDS encoding dihydrofolate reductase family protein; the encoded protein is MTRSPSAVTVPYVIAACAISLDGYLDDASDRRLILSHDDDFDRVDETRAGCDAILVGARTIRRDDPRLVVRSAARIARRVSDGRAAQPMKVTLTRSGRLDPGRAFFTAGPAERLVYASGETAVVATALGARATVVRMPRDASPRWLLHDLAARGVGRLLVEGGSEMLTWFLAEDAVDELHVSIAPFFLGEPEAVRVVGPARFPFGPDRRMPLRRVDQVGDMVVAVYQLRPSS
- a CDS encoding dCMP deaminase, which translates into the protein MTSSRASDPDDRFWLEQAVDLSRRCPPSLTAFSVGALIVCDGRVLATGFSREDRPHDHAEEVAIRRALETHVALDGAVLYSSLEPCASRASGRRACCDRIAEAGLRRVVFACEEPPIFVPGQGAARLRALGVEVVQLADLAPVVREINAHLAWERSPGR